In Saccharomyces eubayanus strain FM1318 chromosome XIV, whole genome shotgun sequence, the sequence GCAACCGTTAAGCAGAAAGTGATCCTGCAAATCCGGACAGAATGCTACACCTCCGACCCAAAGGCTATGCGGCCCATTGTAGTCTTTGAGGACTACAGCCGTGACCGGTCACGTGCGAAGGGCGATGAGGATGGCGCGGTCCCTGTTGCCAAACGAGGTAACCAACAGTTTTCGGCCAGGTTACACGGTGGGATAGGGTGACAAAGTCTTTGAGGTTATCATGTTCTGCGCGGTTGCATTGGTGTGTAATATGTTGGCTTATACTTGGCCAGGAGACCTAAAGTATACGAAGCAGTTATACTATTTGTAATCCGGCGTACAACTCAGCATCATTAAGTCATTGATATCGCAAATATTCGGTTGCACGAGGCTTTCAATAAAGGGTGTCATATGTTTCTCTAATTCTGTCGGTTTGTTGGCTATAAAGAGTTTGTCTAGTAACCACCGGTTTTCTTTGGGCCCATTAACACAGGTAAGGACACTTAAACTTGGTTATAAGTTCCGTCAAAGGGGGAGAAAATTGCTTTggagaaggaagaaaacaatgaatgGCCAAGACTACGATgaaagttcttcttctgcagCTGCTTCCACTAATCCTGTTTCAGTCGACCAACGGATGGGGAAGAAACAGCGATTTATGAATCTCATGAGGACTACGAAGGACGTTTACATTCCCAATCTAACGTCATCCATATCTCAGAAAACAATGGATGGTATTAGAAGCACTACGAATTCTTTTGAGGGCTCCAATGATATGTTGCCGCAGTTGCCGTACAACACCATGATATCATTTTACCCAACGTATACCACAACGAACTTAGTCGGCTCGGACGGCGTAAGTGCTCCAcgaaaagattttgaaactaCCGTTAGATGTGCTGTATCTTATCCAGGGAACCCCACGAGTAGGAGAAATAGATGGCTGGTTTCTCTCTGTAAGCAATATCTTAGGACAGGAACCGTGGAAGCCGATATTGCGGCCGTGGTTCCCGCACGCCTCGAAGACGATGCTGAAGACTTGATGGATTCTCAATCAAGTATAGATAGCTCGTCATCTTCGAAAAGTGGCAATACGTCTCCCCATACGGGCACCCAAGAGGAAGATGTTCTGAATGAGAGAATTCAAGGATTCTTGGCAAGGAAAGTTCCGAATACTCCGATAGTAGTTGATCTTTTGCCCAAAGATAGCCTTCGCGGTGATACAGCTTCGTTTTTTGGTACCACAGACTATTACGGTAACTTATTGCTTAAGGCAGAAACAGATTTCTTACCCTCGAAAATCAACATTACGTTGGATACCCCTGTGGCTGGCCGCCCAGATTCAATATCTCAGAGTTTTCCCGTCAATTATGTCTCACCCTATGGTGTTGGTTTAATCAGTGACATCGACGACACTATCAAGCATACAGGTGTTACGGGTGACAAGAGATCTATGTTTCGTAACGTGTTTATTCATGATGTGAAATCATGGGTAATAGACGGTGTTCCTCTTTGGTATAAGACTCTGCATGACGTTGCCGACGTGGACTTCTTTTATGTGTCCAATTCTCCCACTCAAACATTCcccattttgaaaagttatATTTACACAAACTATCCTCCAGGTCCAATCTTTTTGAAGCAGTATTCtggcaattttttttcaactatTATGACTTCGAGCGCaaatagaaaaattgagccaataatgaatatattgaGAGATTTtcccaaaaagaaattcattTTGGTAGGAGATTCTGGTGAGCATGATTTAGAAGCTTACACCACGACTGCGTTGCAATTTCCAAACCAGATTTTGGCTATTTACATAAGGTGTTGTTCTAATTCAATGAGTGATTCCCCGTTGCATGAACAAGAAGTAATGAGAGAAGTGAACAATATCATCGAGTTGCAACAAGAACCTATCCAAACACCGAAATCTTCTCTGCACACCAGAAGAAGACCGCCCCCTCCCCCTCCTCCTGTGCCTTCCAGTCGGAAGCCATCGCTAACAAAAGAGCAGACCGAAAGTATTAGATTATCACGTCAcaatgaagttgaaaataCAACCAACAAGGCTATACCCCCGCCACTACCGAAAAGAACTTTACCTAACGTAGAGGCAGACGATTACTGTTTACCATCTTCTCAAAACGATTACGGTATGTATGGTGCTTTTATGGACAGAAAAGCTGACgaatggaaaagaagagtaaTGGATTCAATTCAAAAGTTGAGCAATCAGGATACTACgttgatgtttttttctgatcCAGCAATTAGTTTAGAAGATAGCATCCGTAGAATTAGGGAGAAGTACGCAAGTTAATTACATTATTTAAATACAATTGGGATGagttattcaaaaatttgtaTAATTCAAGCGGTCTTTCGATATAAGTACTACTTTTAGAAAAGGTTTGTAATAGAATAGCCATTCATAATAGTACATTTGACGAATGAAAAATAGCGTTATTGTGttaaaacaaaacataaaatataaaaaaaatacaaaagaagTTGATAAACAGAGagcaaaaggaaaaaacaagTGAGGAATATAAAGGTCTCTCTTCATTTATCGCAGAGCCGTGTTTAATTAAGTAGATCTTGAATATCGGTATTACAGATGTGTTACgtttttcagttcttttGGCGCATTTTCTTCGtaaaaacaataacatAGCATGCCACTTTGCCGGAAGGGGGGAAGGGGTCCCTTAAGAACAAACCCTCACACgcataaaaagaaatgcaGAACCTGCTAACAATGGCAGAATTTTACGTTCATATAGAAATAACTAAAGGTAGATAAAAGCtgggtaaaaaaaattagatcTGTGCCattttagaaatttcttcttcaaattaAACAACGATGGATAAAAGTATAGCAGGCATGCCAACTTTGACAATTAAAGTGGTTTTACTTGGAGAATCTGCGGTCGGCAAATCATCAATAGTCCTCAGGTTTGTATCTAACGATTTTGCACAGAGTAAGGAACCTACCATTGGTGCCGCCTTTTTGACAAAGAGGATCTACCGGAACGATGAGGCCATAAAGTTTGAAATCTGGGATACGGCCGGCCAAGAGAGATTCGCCCCTTTGGCACCAATGTACTATAGGAACGCACAAGCTGCTTTGGTCGTCTTCGATATTACTAATGAACAATCTTTTCATAAAGCCCAAAACTGGGTTGAACAATTACACGAAAGGGTAGGAAAtcatattattattgcGTTGGTCGGCAACAAAACGGATTTGTTGGGTATGCAAAACTTAAACATGGgtgtaaaaaaagagatgatAGAAGATTTTTGTCAACGTGAGAACCTGTCATATTTCGAAACGAGTGCCAAGACTGGTGAAAATATACACGAAGTATTCCAAGCCATTGGAGAAAAGACTCCACATCCCACACAGAaggcaagaagaaattccGATCACGACCTGACCATTACTGATGATCAACGAATAGACCTCGAATCAACAACTGTGGAAGGTGCAAGGGAAACTGGGGGTTGCAGCTGTTAAAAAGCGCCGGTAGTCCCCAGCAATCAAGCTGGCACCGAACGCGCGCATATATCTGGGGCGTCGGCAGAGAAAGATCACTATTTGACAATTTTCAGTAACCACAGGTAGAAACGCCAGATGCGTGAATTACTTCCTCATTGCAAAGATtcatgttctttttttcaatttcatttctaTATATAAGCTTTTAAGCTGTAAGTGATAGACGCGTTTTTTAAGGGTGGGGCACGTCACCGCCAGCTTAAAAATCACAAGGCTTTTATGTAAGGCACCTATAATACATACAAAATCAATAAGCGTGATTGTGACCATGATTCAAACAACGACCccaacaaggaaaaaataagtagaaatacaaaaaagtAGACACCATTAGCTATTATTATGGACGAGTACGCCAGTGAAGaccaaagagaaaacaaagctATAGCTAGCGTGATCATATCGTTCCTAAAGTATGAAGAATATGCCTTAAGAGAGTTTCACGGTTTAAGAGTAAAGAAATGGGAATCAATCTCGGATCGCCAGAAATCGATGATCCCAAACTACACGAAATATCTAGCAGATTTGAAAGTTGCAATAAAAGTGAATGGCAAGTTTTTCAGAAGCGTGGCTGAATGGGCCATGCAATCCATAAGCATTGGACCAGAAGAGATGGTACAGCCCGATGATACGGATATGAACAAGACCTGCTCTTTACTTATTCAGGTATATAGGGAATGGTCCACAGAGGCTGTCTCCGAACGTCGTTGTTTACACTCAAGGCTCATACCGGTTTTGAAAGCGTTGGAACCATCCCAAACTAATATTCTTATACCAGGTAGCGGGACAGGACGCCTTCTTGTGGACCTTAGTCGAATGGGGTATAATTGTGAGGGCAATGAATGTTCATATCACATGCTGCTTGTATCTCAATATCTTCTAAATGCAGGGCTAACCCAAGGATCAACTATCATCTATCCATTCTTGCATTCTTTTTCCCACTGGAAGGGCAACGAGGATCAATTGACTCCTGTCAGGATCCCTGATATCGAGGCGGGGTCTTCAAAGAGAGTTATGGGGCCTATGTCCATATGTGCTGGCTCGTTTGTCGATTGTTATGGTCGAAATCAGGGCACAAAGATTTCTTCTCACTATACATTTTCACAAAGGATGCAAATGAGCAGAGCAAAGGCAGAAAACTCGAAAGATATCGTAATAACAAACTTTTTTATAGACACAGGGCCCAATATCTTGGATTACCTGGATACAATAGTACACGTTCTAAAGCCCGGTGGAATCTGGTGCAATTTCGGCCCATTGTTGTACCATTTCGAAAATGACCATGGAGTCGAGACCACTTACGAAGTCAACCCGTACTCCGGGTTCCAGGACAAGGTCAATGATTCCACACCCTTGATGGGGTTAGAGTTGTCTGGCGACGCTATCATAGAGATCGCTACAAAATGTCTGGACTTCGAGCTAATGCAAAGAGAATCAGGAATTCTCAGCGGATATGGGCGCCACGTAGGTCTAGAAAGTTGCGCAATGCCCGGGTACATGTGTCATTTCTGGGTCTTGAAGTGGAGCCCTGCTGGCAAAGTGTGAGTCTATGAAATATTGAATCACACCATGACAGCGAAGACAGAGGATCAATTACACTAAAATACTGTTACCCGCGCggaaaattctttttgctCCCTCGCTCGCCCATTTCTGTTTACCATTTTGACAATACAGGTTATCAACCTAGATCCAGTAATACATAGAAGCCCCCAATTTAAAGCAGATTATATAGctataagaaaaacaatttgGCATATTTATTTGATTTATAAGCactttttttactttggTTTCAGACAAAACTAAACTACTTGTAACTTTACTACCGTAAGCTTCAGGAAATAAGGATTATTTacaagtgaaaaattgggGAAACTTAACAAAATGCCACCAAACTCTAAGAataagagaagaaagaataagTCCAAACAGCACAACAAAAAGACTGAGAGTTTGGACCCTGAACAACATATTAACCCTACTCATTTAGTCCCTCGAATGGAACCAGAGCTGTACCATACGGAATCCGAATATCCAACGTCAAGAGTAATAAAAAGGGCACCTAACGGTGATGTCATTGTAGAACCAATAAATACAGACGATGATAAGAAAGGACATGTGGCGACATTAACCGACGATAAAGACACTATGGACTCAGCCTCTTCTTTGGCTTTTACTCTGGATTCCCATTGGGAATCACTATCACcagaagagaagaaggCTATTTTACGAATTGAAAAGGGCGAAGTATTCAATGTGATAAGGAACTATCAGGATGATCACAGTTGCAGTTGCTCGGTTTGTGGGCGTCGCCACTTAGCTATGGACCAAGAAATGGAGCGTATTTACAATACCCTCTACGCGATGGATAAAGATAAAGACCCTGAAACTAACCCTGTCAAATTTCATCTAAGTATAATAAAAGAGCTacagatttcaaagaatcaacAACAGAATGATGTGCATCCTGCAAAGGGTGAAGTTGTAAATAACTTTCTTTCCTCGAGCACGGTTGACTCCTTAAAAGAGGAAGTACTGCATTTTAAGCAGAAACAATTATCCAAACAAGAACCAATACACAACGAAATAGTCAATAGTGCTTCACtccttgaagaagatttggacAATGTACATATCAGCGAGACACCAAGAGCCGTTTCCCCAAGTTTTGACTCTATGAACGATGAGGAACTGAAGCAAAAATACTCTAACTTCACAAAAACGTTTATATCGTCACACCCAAAAATAGCGCAAGAGTAcgttcaaaaaatgatgatgTATCCAAATATAAGAACATTAACTGATGATTTGATGAATAATAACGGACAAGGCTTCCTAAACgcaattgaagattttgtgCAAGACGAACAATTGTCAACCCCGCATACAGATGACAACATATCTGGCGATAAGTCGTCTTACGCGGATCTCACTGATCCAAAGGAGTTTACGACAATGTTACATAGTGGGAAACCACTAACAACTGATGAATATGCTGACCTTCAGCGCAATATTGCCGAAAGGATGACCAACGCATACGACACTTCGAGTAAGCAATTCAAAGATGTATCACAGTTGGAGAAGGAGCTATTCACGCGATTTATGTTTGGTACCGATAAGAAATACTTTAGGGAGTTAATAATTCAATCATTTAGAAATAAATTTGACGGAGAATTGGGCCCATCTGTCATGGCAGCCACTCTAAGTTCGTGCTTTTCATCTCAAACGAAAGATAATTCACTGGATACGGATTCCATAtacgaagatgaagaagatgatgattACGACTATTCAGAATATGCTGAAGATAGTGAAGAAATATCTGATTACGAAGGAATAGACGACAAAAAGAGATTTTCACACtttgatgacgaaaataGTGAAACACATGACGTACTGCATCTGAACCACGATCCCGGACataaacaacaagaacatcctcatcatcatcacaATGTTAGCGCCCACAGCGAGGACGAAGCAGTGAGTGAGGAGGAATACATTTCCGATGTCGATTTACATCATGACCCTCACCAAGACTACCATCACCAGGATGGCATAAtcgacgaagatgaagatgatttaGAGGAAGGTGACGAAGATGGAGAACaagatgaggaagaagacgaagaagatgcaTATGATAGTGGTCTTGACGAAACGGATCGTTTAGAAGAAGGTCGTAAATTAATACAGATCGCCATTACAAAATTATTACAAAGTAGGATAATGGCTTCATACCATGAGAAGCAAGCTGACAATAATAGGTTGAAACTACTGCAAGAActagaggaagaaaaaagaaagaaaagagaaaaagaggaaaagaagcagaaaaaaagagagaaagagaaagaaaagaagagattaCAACAATTGgcaaaagaggaagagaaaCGGAAAagagaggaagaaaaagagagacTGCAAAAGGAATTAGAAGAGCGTGAAATGAAAAGACGGGAGGcccaaaggaaaaaggtCGAGGAAGCTAAACGGAGAAAGGacgaagaaagaaaacggAGGTTAGAAGAGCAACAGCGTAGAGAAGAAATGCAAGAAAAACAGCGGAAacagaaagaagaacaaaagcGCAAGAGAgaagaggagaaaaaacgtgttagagaagaaaagagactggaacaagaaaaattacagaatgaaaaagaagaggaggaaagGCAAAGGACACTAGCTGAGAACGCGCTAAGACAAAAAGAGCTGAGTGAAGAACAAATGTCTTCAATAGTCGATCCTACTAACTTCTTCGCCGAGAGTGGGGTTTCTAATTCTGCCACACCACAATTACTTCCTAGCATTAATAGATACCAAGAGAACAATAATCGCAGCATCAATGACGAAATACTTAAAATGGTCAACAGCGTAGCGGCATCTAAACCAGTTTCACCAACAGGTTTCAATGTTCATGATTTGCTCCGCTCGTCCAATGATACCCAGATTGTAGAAATAGAAAACATGCAGTCATCTCAACCAGCCATCACAAACAACTTATTTGGGAGTACAACTATCCCAAATACTGTGGATTTCTCTACTAAATCTTCTTCGCATGTTGATAACGATTATTTGATGAACTCGCGGGCCCAACATAATAACAGTATGTTGATGCCCAATGGTTCATCTTCAACCAAAAGACTACCAGATGATTTTGGGTTACCATCCTGGAATGGCTTGGCAAATCCACTGTCTACAAACTCTACATGTAACTCATCGAATATCCAAGCAACAGGCCTGTCACCACAACCTCAACAGCCCAGCCCTCAACCAAGCGTACCATCATTTGGGTTATCTAATGATGGTGCTCATCGAAAATCATTTGCCGAGGAATTGAACACTTTGACTAGTATGCTCTCTTCCACTGGGTTCGTGGACACATCCCTTACATCATCGGGATTCCCACAATCACAGCGTTCAGTGTGGAACGACCAACAGAGCTCATTTTCGGGGCCTACAACGGCTGGAAACTTCAATAACAGCAACATACCAGGTGGAATGATGCTCCCACCCACGATGGCAAATGTTGAACCGCTCCCACACAGAACTTCTATTTGGGACAGCAGTCCTTCTTCTCTGCTAAACAAACCCGACGTCACTGATCGCAGTATCGCAAGTGCCGCTCAAGACAGCCCTGCGTTCATGACATCGAACATCTGGTCCAATAACAACCACTATAGCTCACCATACTTGGCTAGCAATACTCTCCAACCTTCGGGAACTCCGAATGGAATGGATGAAAGTCATATTTTAGATAGCATTTACAACACTTACTTGTCCATCTCTCCCCAGGACAGTTTAAACCAGTACGTAGCTGTTGGAACGCTATACCAAAGCTTATTGGGATTGAATCTGGATTATCCAGCGTTTATCAACAAGCTTATAAGCATGCAAGCTGCTTATAATTGcgaatttttcactgaTGGGAACGGAACCATTACTCATGTTCGATTTATTAGGCAGAGCCCCGTGAGTCACTCAAAAGGGTTACTAAGTCAATTATTTAATGGCATGAACGACCGCACCAATACGCCTTTCACATCAAGACCTCATACTTCGACACCCACCACTTTTCCAATAGCTTCTTCGACTTCGCAAACGAGTTAAATCAGTTCCGGAATATAGGGTAAGAACAATCTACGTACATACataaattcaataaaaatacaGAAGAGACACTAAAACATTTTATCCGCTACAAGGTTTCGTGCCTAAAACAACAGGACATCATCAACATCGTGATTTTAGGTGAGGCTGCAACTCGTCTCGAAATCTCTTACCCGCAGCTGGTATTCCATTTTTCACAGGAATGTATAATAATAGATTCTGACATACCTCTTTTAGGCATACACACGCATAAAGTATTCAACAACTATTTCTAAGGCTGAGCTCTCTATAAGCAAGACTGAGAAAACTAGATAGTGTAGTGACTATAGTTCAAACCGAATATCTGGACCACGTTTTGTAAATAAACTGGCATTGCATATCGCCGTAATAAATTTTTGTGCAGACATCCATTGCGGAGACGTTCTGCTTGAGTTGCGAATTTGATCCCTTACCATGTCCGAAAAGGCCGTTAGAAGGAAGCTTGTTATTATTGGCGATGGTGCCTGTGGGAAAACGTCTTTACTATATGTATTTACGTTAGGAAAGTTCCCAGAACAATACCACCCGACAGTGTTTGAGAATTATGTTACCGACTGCAGGGTAGACGGAATAAAAGTGTCCTTAACTCTTTGGGATACAGCGGGGCAAGAAGAATATGAACGTCTTCGTCCATTTTCATACTCGAAAGCAGACATAATATTGATTGGGTTTGCCGTGGATAACTCTGAGTCCCTAATCAACGCAAGGACAAAATGGGCTGACGAGGCGTTACGATATTGCCCCGACGCGCCGATCGTTCTTGTGGGTTTGAAGAAGGATTTGAGGCAGGAGGCCcatatcaaagaaaatgctgtAGACGAAATGGTTCCCGCCGAAGATGCAAAACAAGTGGCGAGAGCCATTGGTGCCAAAAAATACATGGAGTGTAGTGCATTGACTGGGGAAGGTGTTGATGATGTCTTCGAAGTAGCTACGAGAACTAGTCTGTTAATGAAGAAGGAGCCAGGGACGAATTGTTGCATAATtttataagaaaaaaaaaactcaaatGAATTGATACGGTATTTCTTCTCTAAAAAGGGCggaaagagaaatttcCTTTATAACAAGTTTAATCAGATTTCACGGGTGTAACGGAATCACTTGAAGGCCATATCATAAGTGCATATATAAAGACGTAAAAAACATTTAATAAGTTTGTACGCTAACTTTTATTGTAAAATTGCACTCAAAACATAGAaccaaaagcaaaatacTCAAGGGAAAgtaaaaatagaaaataagaTTTTGGTACAGCATAACATAGCGACTCACTGAACGGCGTAGTACGGGTCGAATCATTTATTCAGTAGCTCACGTATACAGAATATAACAAATTTTGACCTCCTACGAAGCGATGAGTGCGGAACGCGACAGTAAGACGcgtttttttaatataatGTAAACAAAATGTATCGCCGAAGGgaggcaaaaaaaaaaaaagaaacagcaagatcatcatacaaatCAAGCAGATTCGGTCTATTCTGTTGTGTAGGAGATCAAGATTAACTAGCCGTCAGTTTAATATTAAAGTAGATCACACTGAATAGTACGGGCCAACCATGTCAGTTGAACCGAAAAGTGCTTCTGACAAATACCAGAAGATTTCTCAACTGGAACATATCTTGAAAAGACCAGATACTTACATCGGCTCTGTTGAAAGTCAAGAACAGCAACAATGGATATACGATGAAGAGACCGATTGCATGATTGAGAAGAACGTCATTATTGTCCCGGGGCTGTTCAAGatctttgatgaaattctAGTCAATGCGGCGGACAATAAAGTTCGTGATCCATCGATGAAACGAATCGATGTAAACATCCATCCTGAAGAGAATACCATAGAAGTAAGAAACGATGGTAAGGGTATCCCTGTGGAGATCCAtgacaaggaaaaaatttatattCCTGAGTTGATTTTTGGTCATTTGCTAACATCATCAAATTacgacgatgatgagaaaaaagttaCAGGTGGTAGAAACGGTTATGGTGCTAAACTTTGTAACATATTTTCTACTGAGTTTATCTTAGAGACTGCGGACTTGAATGCTGGCAAAAAGTATACTCAAAAATGGGAAAACAACATGAGCGTTTGCCACCCTCCAAAAATCACATCCTACAAGAAGGGTCCTTCATATACTAAGGTCACATTCAAGCCAGACTTGACCAGATTCGGTATGGAAAGTTTAGACAATGATATTTTAGGTGTGATGCGTAGAAGAGTTTATGATATCAATGGTTCTGTTCGCGATATCAATGTTTATTTGAATGgtaaatttttgaagattagaaatttcaaaaactatGTAGAACTCTACTTGAAATCgctcgaaaaaaaaagacagtTGGATAACGGCCAGGACGCTACCACTCAGACCAACATTCCGAC encodes:
- the APP1 gene encoding phosphatidate phosphatase APP1, which codes for MNGQDYDESSSSAAASTNPVSVDQRMGKKQRFMNLMRTTKDVYIPNLTSSISQKTMDGIRSTTNSFEGSNDMLPQLPYNTMISFYPTYTTTNLVGSDGVSAPRKDFETTVRCAVSYPGNPTSRRNRWLVSLCKQYLRTGTVEADIAAVVPARLEDDAEDLMDSQSSIDSSSSSKSGNTSPHTGTQEEDVLNERIQGFLARKVPNTPIVVDLLPKDSLRGDTASFFGTTDYYGNLLLKAETDFLPSKINITLDTPVAGRPDSISQSFPVNYVSPYGVGLISDIDDTIKHTGVTGDKRSMFRNVFIHDVKSWVIDGVPLWYKTLHDVADVDFFYVSNSPTQTFPILKSYIYTNYPPGPIFLKQYSGNFFSTIMTSSANRKIEPIMNILRDFPKKKFILVGDSGEHDLEAYTTTALQFPNQILAIYIRCCSNSMSDSPLHEQEVMREVNNIIELQQEPIQTPKSSLHTRRRPPPPPPPVPSSRKPSLTKEQTESIRLSRHNEVENTTNKAIPPPLPKRTLPNVEADDYCLPSSQNDYGMYGAFMDRKADEWKRRVMDSIQKLSNQDTTLMFFSDPAISLEDSIRRIREKYAS
- the RHO2 gene encoding Rho family GTPase RHO2, with the protein product MSEKAVRRKLVIIGDGACGKTSLLYVFTLGKFPEQYHPTVFENYVTDCRVDGIKVSLTLWDTAGQEEYERLRPFSYSKADIILIGFAVDNSESLINARTKWADEALRYCPDAPIVLVGLKKDLRQEAHIKENAVDEMVPAEDAKQVARAIGAKKYMECSALTGEGVDDVFEVATRTSLLMKKEPGTNCCIIL
- the NST1 gene encoding Nst1p; this encodes MPPNSKNKRRKNKSKQHNKKTESLDPEQHINPTHLVPRMEPELYHTESEYPTSRVIKRAPNGDVIVEPINTDDDKKGHVATLTDDKDTMDSASSLAFTLDSHWESLSPEEKKAILRIEKGEVFNVIRNYQDDHSCSCSVCGRRHLAMDQEMERIYNTLYAMDKDKDPETNPVKFHLSIIKELQISKNQQQNDVHPAKGEVVNNFLSSSTVDSLKEEVLHFKQKQLSKQEPIHNEIVNSASLLEEDLDNVHISETPRAVSPSFDSMNDEELKQKYSNFTKTFISSHPKIAQEYVQKMMMYPNIRTLTDDLMNNNGQGFLNAIEDFVQDEQLSTPHTDDNISGDKSSYADLTDPKEFTTMLHSGKPLTTDEYADLQRNIAERMTNAYDTSSKQFKDVSQLEKELFTRFMFGTDKKYFRELIIQSFRNKFDGELGPSVMAATLSSCFSSQTKDNSLDTDSIYEDEEDDDYDYSEYAEDSEEISDYEGIDDKKRFSHFDDENSETHDVLHLNHDPGHKQQEHPHHHHNVSAHSEDEAVSEEEYISDVDLHHDPHQDYHHQDGIIDEDEDDLEEGDEDGEQDEEEDEEDAYDSGLDETDRLEEGRKLIQIAITKLLQSRIMASYHEKQADNNRLKLLQELEEEKRKKREKEEKKQKKREKEKEKKRLQQLAKEEEKRKREEEKERLQKELEEREMKRREAQRKKVEEAKRRKDEERKRRLEEQQRREEMQEKQRKQKEEQKRKREEEKKRVREEKRLEQEKLQNEKEEEERQRTLAENALRQKELSEEQMSSIVDPTNFFAESGVSNSATPQLLPSINRYQENNNRSINDEILKMVNSVAASKPVSPTGFNVHDLLRSSNDTQIVEIENMQSSQPAITNNLFGSTTIPNTVDFSTKSSSHVDNDYLMNSRAQHNNSMLMPNGSSSTKRLPDDFGLPSWNGLANPLSTNSTCNSSNIQATGLSPQPQQPSPQPSVPSFGLSNDGAHRKSFAEELNTLTSMLSSTGFVDTSLTSSGFPQSQRSVWNDQQSSFSGPTTAGNFNNSNIPGGMMLPPTMANVEPLPHRTSIWDSSPSSLLNKPDVTDRSIASAAQDSPAFMTSNIWSNNNHYSSPYLASNTLQPSGTPNGMDESHILDSIYNTYLSISPQDSLNQYVAVGTLYQSLLGLNLDYPAFINKLISMQAAYNCEFFTDGNGTITHVRFIRQSPVSHSKGLLSQLFNGMNDRTNTPFTSRPHTSTPTTFPIASSTSQTS
- the YPT53 gene encoding Rab family GTPase YPT53; this encodes MDKSIAGMPTLTIKVVLLGESAVGKSSIVLRFVSNDFAQSKEPTIGAAFLTKRIYRNDEAIKFEIWDTAGQERFAPLAPMYYRNAQAALVVFDITNEQSFHKAQNWVEQLHERVGNHIIIALVGNKTDLLGMQNLNMGVKKEMIEDFCQRENLSYFETSAKTGENIHEVFQAIGEKTPHPTQKARRNSDHDLTITDDQRIDLESTTVEGARETGGCSC
- a CDS encoding S-adenosylmethionine-dependent methyltransferase gives rise to the protein MDEYASEDQRENKAIASVIISFLKYEEYALREFHGLRVKKWESISDRQKSMIPNYTKYLADLKVAIKVNGKFFRSVAEWAMQSISIGPEEMVQPDDTDMNKTCSLLIQVYREWSTEAVSERRCLHSRLIPVLKALEPSQTNILIPGSGTGRLLVDLSRMGYNCEGNECSYHMLLVSQYLLNAGLTQGSTIIYPFLHSFSHWKGNEDQLTPVRIPDIEAGSSKRVMGPMSICAGSFVDCYGRNQGTKISSHYTFSQRMQMSRAKAENSKDIVITNFFIDTGPNILDYLDTIVHVLKPGGIWCNFGPLLYHFENDHGVETTYEVNPYSGFQDKVNDSTPLMGLELSGDAIIEIATKCLDFELMQRESGILSGYGRHVGLESCAMPGYMCHFWVLKWSPAGKV